In one Zalophus californianus isolate mZalCal1 chromosome 10, mZalCal1.pri.v2, whole genome shotgun sequence genomic region, the following are encoded:
- the MAPK3 gene encoding mitogen-activated protein kinase 3 produces MAAAAAQGGGGGEPRGADGVGPGVSGEVEVVKGQPFDVGPRYTELHYIGEGAYGMVSSAYDHVRKIRVAIKKISPFEHQTYCQRTLREIQILLRFRHENVIGIRDILRAPTLEAMRDVYIVQDLMETDLYKLLKSQQLSNDHVCYFLYQILRGLKYIHSANVLHRDLKPSNLLINTTCDLKICDFGLARIADPEHDHTGFLTEYVATRWYRAPEIMLNSKGYTKSIDIWSVGCILAEMLSNRPIFPGKHYLDQLNHILGILGSPSQEDLNCIINMKARNYLQSLPSKTKVAWAKLFPKSDSKALDLLDRMLTFNPNKRITVEEALAHPYLEQYYDPTDEPVAEEPFTFDMELDDLPKERLKELIFQETARFQPGALEAP; encoded by the exons atggcggcggcggcggctcaggggggcgggggcggggagcccCGGGGAGCTGATGGGGTCGGCCCGGGGGTCTCGGGGGAGGTGGAGGTAGTGAAGGGGCAGCCGTTCGACGTGGGCCCCCGCTACACGGAGCTGCATTACATCGGCGAGGGCGCGTACGGCATGGTCAG CTCAGCTTACGACCACGTGCGCAAGATTCGCGTGGCCATCAAGAAAATCAGCCCCTTCGAGCATCAGACCTACTGCCAGCGCACACTGCGCGAGATTCAGATCTTGCTGCGCTTCCGCCATGAGAACGTCATTGGCATTCGGGACATTCTGCGGGCGCCCACCCTGGAAGCCATGAGGGATGT CTACATCGTGCAGGACCTGATGGAGACAGACCTCTACAAGTTGCTGAAAAGCCAGCAGCTGAGCAACGACCATGTTTGCTACTTCCTCTACCAGATCCTTCGAGGCCTCAAGTATATCCACTCAGCCAATGTGCTCCACCGGGATTTAAAGCCCTCTAACCTGCTCATCAACACCACCTGCGACCTTAAG ATCTGCGATTTTGGCCTGGCCCGGATTGCCGATCCCGAGCATGACCACACTGGCTTCCTGACAGAATATGTGGCCACACGCTGGTACCGGGCTCCAGAAATCATGCTTAACTCTAAG ggctACACCAAGTCCATCGACATCTGGTCTGTGGGCTGCATTCTGGCTGAGATGCTCTCCAACCGGCCCATCTTCCCTGGCAAGCACTACCTGGACCAGCTCAACCACATTCTGG GTATCCTGGGCTCCCCATCCCAGGAGGACTTGAATTGTATCATCAATATGAAGGCCCGAAACTACCTGCAGTCTCTGCCCTCCAAGACCAAGGTGGCCTGGGCCAAGCTTTTTCCCAAGTCAGACTCCaaag CCCTTGACCTGCTAGACCGGATGTTGACCTTTAACCCCAACAAACGGATCACAGTGGAAGAAGCGCTGGCTCACCCCTACTTGGAGCAGTACTACGACCCAACAGATGAG CCAGTGGCTGAGGAGCCTTTCACCTTCGACATGGAGCTGGATGATCTACCCAAGGAACGGCTGAAGGAGCTCATCTTCCAAGAGACAGCCCGCTTCCAGCCTGGGGCACTGGAGGCCCCCTAA